One Peromyscus leucopus breed LL Stock chromosome 6, UCI_PerLeu_2.1, whole genome shotgun sequence genomic region harbors:
- the Ubl4b gene encoding LOW QUALITY PROTEIN: ubiquitin-like protein 4B (The sequence of the model RefSeq protein was modified relative to this genomic sequence to represent the inferred CDS: inserted 2 bases in 1 codon), with product MFLTVKLLLGRRCSLKVSGKESVATLKKLVSQHLQVPEKQQHLLFRGQLLADDKHLSDYSIGPNASINVIMLPPEEAALDQAHQPQPLWLQLGQVLGKHFGPKDAKAVLGLLRQEHEERLQRMSLEALEQLVGQLLAQQQLEELAEEKEDRAVASELQQNDEGGGGGKEEXRKKKRMRRRQISKLAHPTLLLTKLPLD from the exons ATGTTCCTCACGGTCAAGCTGCTCTTGGGCCGAAGATGCAGCCTGAAGGTATCTGGAAAAGAAAGTGTGGCCACACTGAAGAAGCTGGTTTCCCAACACCTGCAGGtgccagagaagcagcagcaccTGCTGTTCCGTGGCCAGCTCCTGGCTGATGACAAACACCTCTCCGATTACAGCATTGGGCCCAATGCCTCCATCAATGTCATCATGCTGCCTCCAGAGGAGGCAGCCCTGGACCAGGCccaccagccccagcccctgtgGCTCCAGCTGGGCCAGGTCCTAGGCAAACATTTTGGGCCCAAGGATGCCAAGGCCGTGCTGGGGCTGTTGAGGCAAGAGCACGAGGAGCGCCTGCAGAGGATGAGCTTGGAGGCCCTGGAGCAGTTGGTGGGCCAACTCCTGGCACAGCAGCAGCTTGAAGAGCtggcagaggaaaaggaggacCGGGCTGTCGCCTCAGAGCTCCAACAAAacgatgaaggaggaggaggaggaaaagagga aaggaagaagaagaggatgaggaggaggcagaTCAGCAAACTGGCCCATCCCACTCTTTTGCTCACTAAACTTCCCCTGGACTGA